In Nitrospira sp., one genomic interval encodes:
- a CDS encoding aminopeptidase P family protein, translating into MSPITVQPRQPDQAATLFIAASETDSNLYYATKFIAPDPFVYLEVKGERLLLMSDLEMDRARHQASVDRVLSYSEVERRVKAQGINEPGMVDVVHQVLQDREVREILVPSTFPFIHANRLQELGYRLRTKREPFYEQRVVKSAEEVRHIETAQRATETAVAAAHDTLRRADIRNNQLWLDGEMLTSERIKKLINVTLMECDCVAQHTIVAGGEQACDPHNEGSGPLPAHRSIIFDVFPRSASSRYFADMSRTVIRGVASPELKRLYQTVKDAQEEAITKIRDGADGAAIHQGICDRFEKAGYTTGLVNGRMQGYFHGTGHGVGLDIHEAPRISRTGSLLQEGHVVTVEPGLYYPGLGAVRIEDMVLVTKDGCRNLTNYPKVFELGE; encoded by the coding sequence ATGAGTCCCATCACCGTGCAACCACGTCAGCCCGACCAAGCCGCCACGCTCTTCATCGCCGCCAGCGAAACCGATTCGAACCTCTATTACGCCACCAAGTTCATCGCCCCGGACCCCTTCGTCTACCTCGAAGTGAAAGGCGAACGGCTCCTGCTGATGAGCGACCTGGAAATGGACCGCGCGCGCCACCAGGCGTCGGTCGATCGTGTCTTGTCCTACTCCGAGGTGGAACGGCGCGTGAAGGCCCAGGGCATCAACGAGCCCGGCATGGTCGATGTGGTGCATCAGGTGCTGCAGGATCGCGAGGTACGCGAAATCCTGGTGCCCTCGACCTTTCCCTTCATCCATGCCAATCGGCTCCAGGAGCTGGGGTACCGCCTGCGCACCAAACGGGAACCCTTTTACGAGCAGCGGGTGGTGAAGTCGGCGGAGGAAGTCCGGCACATCGAAACGGCCCAACGGGCGACAGAGACCGCCGTGGCCGCCGCCCACGACACGCTGCGCCGAGCCGACATCCGCAACAACCAGTTGTGGCTGGACGGGGAGATGCTGACCTCCGAACGCATCAAGAAACTGATCAACGTCACGTTGATGGAATGCGACTGCGTCGCGCAGCATACGATCGTGGCGGGGGGTGAGCAGGCCTGCGACCCGCACAACGAAGGCAGCGGACCGCTGCCGGCCCATCGCAGCATCATCTTCGACGTATTCCCGCGCTCGGCGTCATCACGATACTTTGCCGATATGTCGCGCACGGTCATCAGGGGCGTGGCCTCTCCCGAACTGAAGCGTCTCTATCAGACCGTGAAGGATGCTCAGGAAGAAGCCATCACGAAGATCCGCGACGGGGCGGACGGGGCTGCTATTCATCAGGGCATCTGCGACCGGTTTGAGAAGGCCGGCTATACCACCGGCTTGGTCAACGGACGCATGCAGGGGTACTTCCACGGCACGGGCCACGGTGTCGGCCTCGACATCCACGAGGCTCCGCGCATCAGCCGAACCGGCTCGCTCCTGCAGGAAGGGCATGTGGTCACCGTGGAGCCGGGCCTCTATTATCCTGGGCTGGGCGCCGTCCGGATCGAAGACATGGTCCTCGTCACCAAGGACGGGTGCCGAAACCTGACCAACTATCCAAAGGTCTTCGAACTTGGCGAATGA
- a CDS encoding MFS transporter, with amino-acid sequence MEHTAAERPRWGILSLLFAISVVTYMDRVNISVTARQMMPAYGLTDQDMGYVFSAFVFGYALCQIPGGWLGDRWGARLVLTAALLWWSLFTALTALAATLPLASLVGVVGALVVVRFFLGVGESVALPNFNRAVADWIPPSRRGLGIGIAIGGIGVGAAMTPPLASWVMVNYHWQTVFYLSALVGLVVAALWVLGSRDGAAGAEQKTVAARPVVPWRQLFRSPVLRWLVLSYACLGYVAYIYMSWFYLYLVNVRGIDLLRGGWLAAAPFLAILVFCPLGGWTTDRLVSSVGLAKARRLVGMIGMVLAGAMIAFGAWAESHVVAIGCLSLGAGWLYFTVGAYWSVPTDLSKTHAGTLSGVMNMGANVGGAISPSLTPWLADHWGWTASLLVAALIALCGGVMWMKIDATEGLSE; translated from the coding sequence GTGGAACATACTGCAGCCGAACGTCCACGCTGGGGGATCCTGAGTCTCCTGTTTGCCATCAGCGTGGTGACCTATATGGACCGCGTGAACATCTCCGTGACCGCGCGGCAGATGATGCCCGCCTACGGCCTCACCGACCAGGACATGGGCTACGTGTTTTCCGCCTTCGTGTTCGGCTACGCGCTTTGCCAGATTCCCGGTGGGTGGTTGGGAGATCGCTGGGGGGCCAGGTTAGTGCTGACGGCGGCCCTGCTCTGGTGGTCGCTCTTCACCGCCTTGACGGCCTTGGCCGCCACCCTGCCCTTGGCTTCACTGGTAGGCGTCGTGGGGGCGCTGGTTGTCGTCCGGTTCTTCCTCGGCGTGGGGGAATCGGTGGCCCTGCCCAATTTCAACCGGGCCGTGGCGGATTGGATTCCCCCGTCACGTCGCGGGCTCGGCATCGGCATCGCCATCGGCGGTATCGGTGTCGGCGCGGCCATGACCCCTCCCCTTGCCTCCTGGGTCATGGTCAATTACCATTGGCAGACCGTGTTCTACCTCTCGGCCTTGGTGGGACTGGTCGTGGCGGCTCTGTGGGTACTCGGGTCGCGGGACGGAGCGGCAGGCGCGGAGCAGAAGACCGTGGCCGCTCGCCCCGTCGTGCCTTGGAGACAGCTCTTCCGCTCACCGGTGCTGCGCTGGCTGGTGCTGAGTTATGCCTGTCTGGGCTACGTGGCCTACATCTATATGTCGTGGTTTTATCTGTATCTGGTCAACGTGCGCGGGATCGATCTCTTACGTGGCGGATGGCTGGCGGCTGCGCCGTTTCTAGCCATCTTGGTGTTTTGCCCGCTCGGTGGATGGACCACCGACCGGCTCGTGTCGAGCGTGGGCCTAGCCAAGGCCAGGAGGCTCGTCGGGATGATCGGGATGGTGCTAGCCGGAGCCATGATCGCGTTCGGCGCCTGGGCGGAGTCCCATGTGGTGGCCATCGGCTGCCTGTCGCTCGGCGCGGGCTGGTTGTACTTTACCGTGGGCGCCTATTGGAGCGTGCCGACCGACCTCTCGAAGACACATGCCGGAACCCTCTCGGGCGTCATGAACATGGGGGCCAACGTGGGCGGCGCCATCTCACCCAGCCTGACGCCCTGGCTGGCCGACCATTGGGGCTGGACCGCTTCGTTGCTCGTCGCCGCGCTCATCGCCCTCTGCGGCGGAGTGATGTGGATGAAGATCGATGCGACGGAGGGACTCAGTGAGTGA
- a CDS encoding PilZ domain-containing protein, with protein MEQRQQPRLRVRFRSSFRSANLVSGEGEVIDLSIRGGGIVSATVVLPGTTLELQIHESAQASPLTVAQAVVRWCHHGRFGLEFVSLQPGEWARLQSIVTALERHPYEQNQSSQDRAAI; from the coding sequence ATGGAACAACGTCAGCAGCCACGCCTTCGCGTCCGATTCCGCAGTTCGTTCAGGTCGGCGAACCTGGTGAGCGGGGAGGGGGAGGTGATTGACCTCTCCATCCGCGGGGGCGGCATCGTGAGCGCCACCGTAGTCCTTCCCGGCACGACGCTCGAGCTACAGATTCATGAGTCTGCACAAGCGTCCCCTCTGACCGTGGCTCAGGCGGTCGTGCGCTGGTGCCATCATGGTCGTTTCGGCCTGGAATTCGTCTCGTTACAACCCGGTGAATGGGCCCGTCTCCAATCGATTGTAACCGCCCTCGAACGGCACCCATACGAACAGAACCAGTCCTCGCAAGATCGTGCCGCTATCTAA
- a CDS encoding archease, producing MSGRFRFLDDIALADMAFEAEGDSLQALFEAATQALLESLADPATVDATWHSTVDLEEADIPTLLFEWLERLAYLKDAEAVVFRRVALSLREQPARSSWSLHAEVIGAPVDPTTQDLRSDVKGVTKHLYAVTQDGTTWTARVVLDV from the coding sequence ATGTCCGGCCGGTTTCGATTCCTCGACGACATCGCCTTGGCCGACATGGCGTTCGAAGCCGAAGGGGACTCCCTGCAGGCACTGTTCGAAGCGGCCACGCAGGCCTTGCTGGAAAGCCTGGCCGATCCCGCCACCGTCGATGCGACATGGCACTCGACAGTAGATCTGGAGGAAGCCGACATTCCGACACTCTTGTTCGAATGGCTGGAGCGGCTGGCCTACCTGAAGGATGCAGAGGCCGTGGTTTTTCGGCGCGTCGCCTTGTCGCTCCGAGAACAGCCTGCTCGTTCGTCCTGGTCGCTGCATGCCGAGGTGATCGGAGCGCCGGTGGATCCGACGACTCAGGACCTTCGTTCGGACGTCAAGGGTGTGACGAAACATCTATACGCAGTCACACAGGACGGCACCACTTGGACTGCCCGCGTCGTCTTGGACGTGTGA
- a CDS encoding DUF4268 domain-containing protein translates to MRNLSKLMRVPLREAWKHEAGELTPWLAEADNLNTLADALGVSELVLVATEHWVGDFKLDILCSDGDQQVIIENQLDETDHKHLGQILSYAAGVGANKVVWLAESFRPEHIAALQFLNENTTENLSFFGVQIELWRIGESPLAPKFEVVVKPNDWAKIGREQARAVSSASPTKQLQQKFWTALVERLAKNAPHIRPQKPRPQHWLNNSIGRSGFGLTITANTRDERLGVELWIPGAEAKKHFADLLVQKQVIEGKLGFELDWQELPDAKACRIATWYSHASIEDESRWDEYLNWLTERLVKMDQVLRPIVKALP, encoded by the coding sequence ATCCGAAACCTCAGCAAGTTGATGCGCGTGCCGCTACGCGAGGCATGGAAGCACGAGGCCGGCGAGCTCACGCCATGGCTTGCTGAGGCTGACAACTTGAACACCCTTGCGGACGCCCTCGGAGTAAGTGAACTGGTCCTTGTTGCCACAGAACATTGGGTTGGCGATTTCAAATTGGACATTCTTTGTTCGGATGGCGATCAGCAGGTCATCATCGAAAATCAGCTTGATGAAACGGACCACAAGCACCTGGGCCAGATCCTCTCCTACGCGGCCGGGGTGGGCGCCAACAAGGTGGTGTGGTTGGCGGAATCGTTCCGCCCCGAGCACATCGCTGCGCTTCAGTTCCTCAACGAGAACACGACCGAGAACCTGAGTTTCTTCGGTGTGCAGATCGAGTTATGGCGCATCGGTGAATCGCCGCTTGCGCCGAAATTCGAGGTCGTCGTAAAACCCAACGATTGGGCGAAGATCGGTCGTGAGCAGGCGCGTGCCGTATCCTCTGCCTCACCGACCAAACAGTTGCAGCAGAAGTTCTGGACGGCTCTCGTTGAAAGACTTGCGAAGAACGCACCACATATTCGACCCCAGAAGCCTCGCCCTCAGCACTGGCTGAACAATTCCATTGGACGTTCCGGTTTCGGTCTGACCATCACGGCGAACACCCGCGACGAGCGCCTCGGGGTAGAATTGTGGATTCCGGGAGCGGAGGCCAAAAAGCATTTCGCTGATCTGCTAGTACAGAAGCAGGTCATTGAAGGGAAGTTGGGATTTGAGCTGGACTGGCAGGAACTCCCGGATGCCAAGGCTTGCCGGATAGCCACCTGGTACTCACACGCATCCATCGAGGATGAGAGTCGCTGGGATGAATATTTGAACTGGCTCACGGAGCGACTGGTGAAAATGGATCAGGTGCTCCGGCCGATTGTGAAAGCGTTGCCGTGA
- a CDS encoding RtcB family protein, translating to MKLNTAMKVVRINDYLWEIPPSEKAGMLVPARLYASAPLLSAMDQGVFEQVTNVACLPGIHRYALCMPDGHWGYGFPIGGVAAFDPEDGVISPGGVGYDVNCGMRLIRTDLTLDEVQPKLDRLMTELFRRIPAGVGSKGFLSPSKREFREVMRQGAAWCIAQGYGWEGDLERIEERGCLQGADPAKVSDHAFERGINQLGTLGSGNHYLEVQVLSDRGLHDPETAAAMGLRGGNQIVIMVHCGSRGFGHQVASDYLKVFEKAMGRYHIAVRDQQLACAPFRSPEGQDYFAAMNCAANTAFANRQVITHHVREAFAAVFETTSQALGMHLIYDVAHNIAKVERYDDGEWLVHRKGATRAFGPGSPELPDCYRAIGQPVICGGSMETGSFLLVGTDRAMHETFGSTMHGSGRTMSRAQAKRTVRGEQLLRDMKAHGILVKAVSMSGLAEEAGFAYKNIVEVVDTVHRAGITKKVAELKPIGNIKG from the coding sequence ATGAAACTCAATACCGCTATGAAAGTCGTCCGTATCAACGACTACCTCTGGGAAATTCCGCCGTCGGAGAAAGCCGGGATGCTCGTCCCGGCCAGACTCTATGCCAGCGCGCCGCTGCTGAGCGCGATGGACCAAGGCGTGTTCGAGCAGGTGACCAACGTCGCGTGCCTGCCCGGCATCCACCGTTACGCGCTCTGCATGCCGGATGGCCACTGGGGTTATGGGTTTCCCATCGGAGGGGTGGCGGCCTTCGATCCTGAGGATGGGGTCATTTCACCCGGCGGTGTCGGTTACGACGTGAATTGCGGCATGCGGTTGATCCGCACCGACCTCACGCTGGACGAGGTGCAGCCGAAACTCGATCGCCTAATGACCGAATTGTTCCGCCGCATCCCCGCCGGCGTCGGCTCGAAAGGATTCCTCAGCCCGAGCAAGCGCGAGTTTCGCGAGGTGATGCGCCAAGGCGCCGCCTGGTGCATCGCGCAGGGATACGGATGGGAAGGCGACCTCGAACGCATCGAAGAGCGCGGCTGCCTGCAGGGAGCGGACCCTGCGAAGGTCAGTGACCATGCGTTTGAACGGGGCATCAACCAGCTGGGCACGCTCGGCTCCGGCAACCATTATTTGGAAGTACAGGTCCTCTCGGATAGGGGCCTGCACGATCCCGAGACGGCCGCGGCGATGGGACTGCGAGGCGGCAACCAAATCGTGATCATGGTGCATTGCGGTTCGCGCGGTTTCGGTCATCAGGTCGCCAGCGACTATCTCAAGGTCTTCGAAAAAGCGATGGGACGTTACCACATCGCCGTCCGGGATCAGCAACTCGCCTGCGCGCCCTTCCGTTCACCGGAGGGGCAGGACTACTTCGCCGCCATGAACTGTGCGGCCAACACCGCCTTTGCCAACCGGCAGGTCATCACCCATCACGTTCGGGAAGCATTCGCCGCGGTCTTCGAGACGACGTCGCAGGCGCTCGGTATGCATCTCATCTACGACGTAGCACACAACATCGCCAAGGTTGAACGCTATGACGATGGGGAATGGCTGGTCCACCGCAAGGGCGCGACCCGTGCGTTCGGTCCCGGCAGCCCTGAGCTGCCGGATTGTTATCGCGCCATCGGACAGCCGGTCATTTGCGGTGGGTCGATGGAGACCGGCTCCTTTCTGTTGGTGGGCACGGACCGCGCCATGCACGAGACATTCGGATCCACCATGCACGGGTCGGGCAGAACCATGTCCCGCGCCCAAGCGAAACGCACCGTGCGAGGAGAGCAGTTGCTTCGCGACATGAAGGCGCACGGAATTCTGGTGAAAGCCGTCTCCATGTCCGGTCTCGCGGAAGAAGCGGGGTTCGCCTACAAAAACATCGTCGAGGTAGTCGATACGGTCCATCGAGCCGGAATCACAAAAAAAGTGGCGGAACTGAAACCGATCGGCAATATAAAGGGCTAG
- a CDS encoding succinate dehydrogenase/fumarate reductase iron-sulfur subunit, with product MRLTFTVTRFNPETDQHSHQEDYRLDIGRGMTVLEALIRIKNELDGSLSLRYSCRSAICGSCAMRINGTEKLACRTSIRKEFERHGKIAVEPLPNLPVIKDLVVDMAPFWEKIRAVTPWLTPETHPTKRYGPTGQLRLLPETYQFHNVDACIMCGACVAACTSHEVSRGFLGPAALAKAARFVADPREPATAKQSRLTALQEDHGIWDCTRCNMCVQVCPKDVQPMEAIIRLRRSSLRHGLTHKEGARHITGFVDLVHHEGRLNEALMPLKVVGLNLRRLFHIMPLGIRMALKGKVPAPFGQTIPGIQQVRAIFSAARRLARRT from the coding sequence ATGCGCCTGACCTTCACCGTTACACGTTTCAATCCGGAAACCGATCAGCATTCCCACCAGGAAGACTATCGTCTCGACATCGGTCGCGGTATGACGGTCCTGGAGGCTCTCATCCGCATCAAGAACGAACTCGACGGCAGCCTGTCGCTGCGTTACTCCTGCCGCTCCGCCATCTGCGGCTCCTGCGCCATGCGCATCAACGGGACTGAAAAGCTTGCCTGCCGCACCTCTATCCGGAAGGAATTCGAGCGCCACGGCAAGATCGCCGTCGAACCGCTGCCGAACCTTCCCGTCATTAAGGATCTCGTGGTCGACATGGCGCCCTTCTGGGAGAAGATCCGGGCCGTGACCCCCTGGCTGACGCCCGAGACACATCCCACGAAGCGCTACGGCCCGACGGGACAACTCCGCCTGCTGCCTGAGACCTATCAATTCCACAATGTCGATGCCTGCATCATGTGTGGAGCCTGCGTGGCCGCCTGTACCTCCCACGAGGTTTCACGCGGCTTCCTGGGCCCGGCGGCGCTCGCGAAGGCGGCGCGGTTCGTGGCCGACCCCCGCGAGCCGGCGACGGCAAAACAGTCTCGCTTGACCGCCCTCCAGGAAGACCACGGCATCTGGGACTGTACGCGCTGCAACATGTGCGTCCAGGTGTGCCCCAAGGACGTGCAACCGATGGAGGCGATCATCCGTCTGCGCCGCTCGTCCCTGCGCCATGGCCTGACCCACAAGGAAGGCGCGCGGCACATTACCGGCTTTGTGGACCTCGTGCACCACGAAGGTCGGTTGAACGAGGCCCTTATGCCGTTGAAGGTGGTCGGGCTAAACCTTCGGCGCCTGTTCCATATCATGCCGCTCGGCATTCGTATGGCTCTCAAGGGGAAAGTCCCGGCTCCGTTCGGCCAGACGATTCCCGGAATCCAACAGGTCCGCGCCATCTTCTCCGCCGCACGGCGTTTGGCGCGACGCACCTGA
- a CDS encoding AsmA-like C-terminal domain-containing protein, which yields MRVRPRAVVLSLFGLLMLGLLLLLYSRELFGVDLLKNFFLQQLETSLQRKIEVDRVKLVLLPGLRLELGNVSVYGHNDPTHIVFKAKEIDIVLRLWPLLKKQVVAKRLFFDEPTVSIIRNRSGHWNVMTGLPSVPKEESASQMFMRLLQIREATIQNGHVTITDEARPDGVRKLTLEAVEMALKVYPGKAEGDLHLSASLPADATPSSVSLTGTISLSDTSTSFSAEEPYSARPAFQFEGDIETVNLRLRDTADFFGPRPVPEQLQGGANLKSRIRVAPGVAGYDVVLTEITASVDQLAVSGKANLAGLLTSQPTFSITFASPSIDLQQLFARVPAQWIHPQLPNIVEQRKLGGRVEILSATLSGATAPIPRLSLTGDFRVEKGTALIGNDLVPTQNLAGMVSVEPGRIRVNNVTGAYGALQVTDGKAVISFLEAGPWMEMDVGGNMTAVELVKFLTSTIRADRLTSLLAQSREIEGMTHPTFRLVGPLDKPDGITFAGGEVQADNVSLTNPSLPQRLTAMQGRIVFSQTGGAQFDQVTANLGEAQLQFNGQITGGVPSLFQDFVIRAKGSAAQLRQMMSKGAFPDDLLSGMVNAKVQFSGPSGTPHLRGEIGLNDARLVLPTVGEKPPGSAASLELDADVERGIGLIISRLELVVPPLRLPLKGTITLGDQFTIDAALATGTISLSSLPEWIYKSGLEAGNLEVSMDVKGADADWKNWRAGGWLALTNGLMTVKGVDGHVEDIYLRLKFSRNIADIKQLSFRIKDSDASMSGALKNWTTKPIVALKMESTQLDLDLLIPKGHRSPIREFLESLAATSQVSATATIERGIYKHLRFGGLSGRLTIQDGMLDLDRVVGQSGTGQVAGRLVVRLPKGEPAETETSIRMTGVPFESLLPLLGSQDQPVTGDLKFTGMLRGHGRNPHGVLPTLNGKVEMVLQEGRILKTEKRAIWKILSILNLPAVLQGKVDLEKEGLQYNRASATLTIQNGLIKTQNIILDSPVLKISAVGSYDLPTDQLDMVWAVSPFGSYSQFLKSIPLFGRLVAGDRKGLATALFQVKGSIDDPDVTYMPMKSFTTGLTGVAQLAFDLLKNTVMLPIDILTPQEEKEPLYDPAMELQTPHAPPPPPEALPAPPAAAP from the coding sequence GTGAGGGTTCGTCCGCGCGCGGTAGTGTTGTCTCTGTTCGGCCTGCTGATGCTGGGCCTGCTACTGCTCCTCTATTCCCGCGAACTGTTCGGGGTCGACCTCCTCAAGAATTTCTTCCTCCAACAACTCGAAACGAGCCTTCAACGCAAGATCGAAGTCGACCGCGTCAAACTGGTGCTGCTGCCGGGCCTGCGTCTGGAACTGGGCAATGTGAGCGTCTACGGCCACAATGACCCGACCCACATCGTCTTCAAGGCCAAGGAAATCGACATCGTCCTGCGGCTCTGGCCCCTGTTGAAAAAACAGGTGGTGGCCAAGCGGCTGTTCTTCGACGAGCCGACGGTCAGCATCATCCGCAACCGCTCCGGCCATTGGAACGTGATGACGGGGTTGCCCTCAGTCCCGAAGGAGGAGTCCGCCTCCCAGATGTTCATGCGGCTGCTGCAGATCCGCGAAGCCACCATTCAAAATGGGCACGTGACGATCACCGACGAGGCCAGGCCGGACGGCGTCCGGAAGCTGACCCTCGAAGCCGTGGAAATGGCCTTGAAGGTCTATCCGGGCAAAGCCGAGGGCGATTTACACCTCTCCGCGTCACTCCCCGCCGATGCCACCCCCTCCTCGGTGTCGCTCACCGGCACGATCAGCTTGAGCGACACCTCGACGTCGTTCTCGGCGGAGGAACCCTATTCGGCGCGGCCCGCCTTCCAGTTCGAGGGAGACATCGAGACCGTGAACCTTCGTCTGCGTGATACGGCGGACTTCTTCGGTCCCAGGCCTGTGCCCGAACAGTTGCAGGGTGGGGCCAACCTCAAGAGCCGCATCCGGGTCGCGCCGGGTGTGGCGGGATATGACGTCGTGCTCACGGAGATCACGGCCAGCGTCGACCAACTGGCGGTTTCTGGGAAGGCGAACCTCGCCGGCCTCCTAACCTCGCAACCGACCTTTTCCATCACCTTCGCCTCACCCTCCATCGACCTGCAGCAGCTCTTTGCCCGTGTGCCTGCGCAGTGGATTCACCCGCAGCTGCCCAACATCGTGGAGCAACGGAAACTCGGCGGCAGGGTGGAAATCCTCTCGGCCACCTTGAGCGGCGCGACGGCGCCCATCCCCCGGCTGTCGCTGACGGGAGACTTCCGGGTCGAGAAGGGCACGGCCTTGATCGGCAACGACCTGGTGCCCACGCAGAACCTGGCGGGCATGGTGTCCGTGGAGCCTGGCCGTATTCGCGTGAACAACGTCACCGGGGCTTACGGAGCCCTCCAAGTCACCGACGGCAAGGCCGTGATTTCGTTCCTGGAGGCGGGGCCTTGGATGGAGATGGACGTCGGCGGCAACATGACAGCGGTCGAACTCGTGAAGTTCCTCACCTCGACGATCCGCGCGGATCGTCTCACCTCGCTGCTGGCCCAGTCGCGGGAGATCGAGGGGATGACGCACCCGACCTTCCGCTTGGTCGGCCCGCTCGACAAACCAGACGGGATCACCTTCGCGGGCGGCGAGGTCCAAGCGGACAACGTCAGCCTCACGAATCCGTCGCTGCCGCAACGGCTCACCGCCATGCAGGGCCGCATCGTCTTCTCGCAGACCGGCGGGGCGCAGTTCGACCAGGTCACCGCCAACCTCGGCGAAGCGCAATTGCAGTTCAACGGCCAGATCACAGGCGGCGTCCCCAGCCTCTTCCAGGACTTCGTCATTCGCGCGAAGGGCTCGGCGGCGCAATTGCGCCAGATGATGTCGAAGGGTGCCTTCCCAGACGATCTGCTCTCCGGCATGGTCAACGCGAAGGTGCAGTTCTCCGGCCCGTCTGGGACGCCGCATCTGCGCGGCGAGATCGGCTTGAACGACGCCAGACTGGTGCTCCCCACGGTGGGAGAAAAGCCGCCCGGCTCGGCCGCGTCGTTGGAGCTGGACGCCGACGTCGAGCGCGGCATTGGGTTAATCATTTCGCGGCTCGAATTGGTCGTGCCGCCGCTCCGGCTGCCGCTGAAAGGAACCATCACGCTGGGCGACCAGTTCACCATTGATGCCGCCCTGGCCACCGGCACGATCTCGCTCTCCAGCTTGCCGGAATGGATTTACAAGAGCGGGCTGGAGGCGGGCAATCTCGAAGTGTCGATGGACGTGAAGGGCGCCGACGCCGACTGGAAGAATTGGCGGGCCGGCGGATGGCTGGCGCTCACCAACGGGCTGATGACGGTGAAGGGCGTCGACGGCCATGTCGAAGACATCTACCTGCGCCTGAAATTTTCACGCAACATCGCCGACATCAAACAGCTCTCGTTTCGCATCAAGGACAGCGACGCCAGCATGTCGGGCGCCCTGAAGAATTGGACGACCAAGCCGATCGTGGCCTTGAAGATGGAGTCGACACAGCTGGATCTGGACCTGCTCATCCCAAAAGGGCACCGGTCGCCCATCCGTGAGTTCTTGGAAAGTCTGGCCGCCACCAGCCAAGTGAGCGCCACCGCGACCATCGAGCGGGGTATCTACAAACACCTGCGGTTCGGCGGCCTGTCCGGCCGCTTGACGATTCAAGACGGCATGCTGGATCTGGATCGCGTCGTCGGCCAGTCCGGCACCGGTCAAGTCGCGGGACGCCTCGTGGTCCGCCTGCCGAAGGGCGAACCAGCCGAAACCGAAACCTCCATCCGCATGACCGGCGTTCCTTTCGAGAGCCTCCTGCCGCTGCTGGGGTCGCAGGACCAACCGGTCACGGGCGATCTGAAGTTCACCGGTATGCTGCGCGGCCATGGACGGAATCCCCACGGCGTGCTGCCGACCTTGAACGGCAAGGTGGAGATGGTGCTGCAGGAGGGCCGCATCCTCAAGACGGAGAAACGCGCCATCTGGAAGATCCTTTCGATCCTCAACCTTCCGGCGGTACTGCAAGGCAAGGTGGATCTGGAAAAAGAAGGGCTCCAGTACAATCGCGCGAGCGCCACCTTGACGATTCAAAACGGGCTCATCAAAACGCAGAACATCATCCTCGACAGCCCCGTGCTGAAGATTTCGGCCGTGGGCAGTTACGACCTGCCCACCGATCAGCTCGACATGGTCTGGGCGGTCAGTCCCTTCGGGTCGTACTCGCAGTTCTTGAAGTCCATACCGCTCTTCGGACGCTTGGTCGCGGGCGACCGCAAGGGGCTGGCCACCGCCCTGTTCCAGGTGAAGGGCTCGATCGACGATCCGGACGTGACCTACATGCCGATGAAGTCCTTCACGACCGGCTTGACCGGCGTCGCGCAGTTGGCCTTCGATCTGCTCAAGAACACGGTCATGCTGCCCATCGACATCCTCACCCCGCAGGAAGAAAAGGAACCGCTCTACGACCCGGCGATGGAGCTGCAGACGCCGCATGCGCCGCCTCCGCCGCCTGAAGCGTTGCCGGCGCCGCCGGCGGCCGCGCCTTGA